A DNA window from Streptomyces canus contains the following coding sequences:
- the urtB gene encoding urea ABC transporter permease subunit UrtB yields the protein MTVILNQSFTGISIGAVLLLIALGLTLTFGQMGVINMAHGEFIMAGAYTTYVLQKSISSAGVSLLVALPVAFLVAGAMGALLEWLLIRRLYTRPLDTLLVTWGVSLMLQQLARDVFGAPNVQTAAPDVLTGNISLGGGVTFASSRLFILGLALLSVLALTLILKLTPLGRRIRAVVQNRDLAEVSGIATGRVDRVTFFIGSGLAGVAGVALTLVGPIGPTMGTNYIVDAFLVVVVGGIGQLKGSVITAFALGVLQSVLEYSTTVSVAKVIVLVAIVAFLQWRPQGLYTLRTRSLA from the coding sequence ATGACGGTCATCCTCAACCAGTCCTTCACCGGCATCAGCATCGGTGCCGTCCTCCTGCTCATCGCGCTCGGCCTCACCCTGACCTTCGGTCAGATGGGCGTGATCAACATGGCGCACGGCGAGTTCATCATGGCCGGCGCCTACACGACGTACGTCCTGCAGAAATCCATCAGCAGCGCCGGCGTCTCACTGCTCGTCGCCCTGCCCGTCGCCTTCCTCGTGGCCGGCGCCATGGGCGCGCTTCTGGAGTGGCTGCTCATCCGGCGCCTCTACACCCGGCCCCTGGACACCCTGCTGGTCACCTGGGGCGTCTCGCTGATGCTCCAGCAGCTCGCGCGTGACGTCTTCGGTGCCCCCAACGTGCAGACCGCGGCCCCCGACGTGCTCACCGGCAACATCTCCCTGGGCGGCGGCGTCACCTTCGCCAGCAGCCGGTTGTTCATCCTCGGCCTCGCCCTGCTGAGCGTCCTCGCCCTCACGCTGATCCTGAAGCTCACCCCGCTCGGCCGCCGTATCCGGGCCGTCGTCCAGAACCGCGACCTCGCCGAGGTATCGGGTATCGCCACCGGCCGGGTCGACCGCGTGACCTTCTTCATCGGCTCGGGCCTCGCCGGAGTGGCCGGCGTCGCGCTCACCCTGGTCGGCCCGATCGGCCCGACGATGGGCACCAACTACATCGTCGACGCCTTCCTCGTCGTCGTGGTGGGCGGCATCGGCCAGCTCAAGGGCAGTGTGATCACCGCCTTCGCACTCGGCGTGCTCCAGTCGGTCCTCGAGTACTCGACGACGGTCAGCGTGGCCAAGGTCATCGTGCTCGTGGCGATCGTCGCCTTCCTCCAGTGGCGACCCCAGGGCCTGTACACACTGCGCACCCGGAGCCTGGCATGA
- the urtC gene encoding urea ABC transporter permease subunit UrtC, with amino-acid sequence MTTTTTAPVTTHPVPLLERLRVPGGFVLGAVLLLGVAPLVLSDFRLSLLAKYLCYAIVAVGVSLAWGRGGLMVLGQGVFFGLGGYAMAMHLKLTDAAATGETLPDFMQLYGTGDALPWWWKPFANPAFALAMTVLLPMAVAAVLGFFVFQRRVKGAYFAILSQALAAALSIWLIGQQATTGGTNGLTGIQGFFGYSLDDPVNQRMVYFVIAAVLLLLMALARQLFVSRYGELLVAVRDSEERVRFLGYNPANIKLIAYVVAAGMAGLAGALFVPAVGIISPALIGVVPSIGFVIGAAVGGRASLVGAVLGAIAVAWAQSTLSDEFPAAWTYLQGLLFVVAVGFLPGGLASLSVVLRRRRPRTGTRTTGETA; translated from the coding sequence ATGACGACGACAACGACAGCCCCCGTCACGACGCACCCCGTCCCGCTGCTGGAACGCCTCCGCGTACCCGGCGGCTTCGTTCTGGGTGCCGTCCTCCTTCTCGGTGTCGCACCGCTGGTCCTCTCCGACTTCCGGCTCTCCCTCCTCGCGAAGTACCTGTGCTACGCGATCGTGGCCGTCGGTGTCAGCCTGGCCTGGGGGCGGGGCGGGCTCATGGTGCTGGGCCAAGGCGTCTTCTTCGGCCTGGGCGGCTACGCCATGGCCATGCACCTCAAGCTCACCGACGCCGCCGCGACGGGCGAGACCCTCCCGGACTTCATGCAGCTCTACGGCACCGGCGACGCTCTGCCCTGGTGGTGGAAACCCTTCGCCAACCCGGCCTTCGCGCTCGCCATGACCGTGCTGCTGCCCATGGCGGTCGCCGCCGTCCTCGGCTTCTTCGTCTTCCAACGCCGGGTGAAGGGCGCGTACTTCGCGATCCTGAGCCAGGCGCTGGCCGCCGCCCTGTCCATCTGGCTCATCGGGCAGCAGGCCACCACCGGCGGCACCAACGGCCTCACCGGCATACAGGGCTTTTTCGGCTACTCGCTGGACGACCCCGTCAACCAGCGCATGGTGTACTTCGTCATCGCGGCCGTCCTGCTCCTGCTGATGGCTCTGGCCCGCCAGCTGTTCGTCAGCCGCTACGGCGAACTCCTCGTCGCCGTTCGGGACTCGGAGGAGCGGGTGCGCTTCCTCGGGTACAACCCGGCCAACATCAAGCTCATCGCGTACGTCGTCGCGGCCGGAATGGCGGGACTGGCGGGTGCCCTCTTCGTCCCGGCGGTCGGCATCATCTCCCCGGCGCTGATCGGGGTCGTACCGTCCATCGGGTTCGTCATCGGTGCCGCGGTGGGCGGTCGTGCCTCGCTGGTGGGCGCGGTGCTCGGAGCGATCGCCGTGGCCTGGGCGCAGAGCACGCTCTCGGACGAGTTCCCCGCCGCGTGGACCTATCTCCAGGGCCTGCTGTTCGTCGTGGCGGTCGGCTTCCTGCCCGGCGGCCTCGCCTCCCTGAGCGTCGTCCTTCGCAGGCGCCGTCCCCGTACCGGTACTCGTACGACTGGAGAGACAGCATGA
- the urtD gene encoding urea ABC transporter ATP-binding protein UrtD, producing MSGEGLTVRDLRVTFDGFTAVDGVDLDIRPGDLRFLIGPNGAGKTTLVDAVTGLVKATGSVRFGDEDLLGQPVQRIARMGIGRTFQTATVFEELTVLQNLDIAVGAGRGVWTMLRRRKHIPEQVAKALEITGLAELRDRPAGVLAHGQKQWLEIGMLLVQDVKLLLLDEPVAGMSHDEREATGDLLRRVSEDRTVVVIEHDMDFMRSFARSVSVLHAGKVLSEGTVAEVQADPRVQEVYLGRASVPESAPATPVAVAEEA from the coding sequence ATGAGCGGCGAGGGACTGACCGTCCGCGACCTGCGGGTGACGTTCGACGGATTCACCGCCGTCGACGGCGTCGACCTGGACATCCGCCCCGGCGACCTGCGCTTCCTCATCGGCCCGAACGGTGCCGGAAAGACCACCCTGGTCGACGCGGTCACGGGCCTGGTGAAGGCCACCGGATCGGTCCGCTTCGGCGACGAGGACCTGTTGGGCCAACCCGTGCAGAGGATCGCCCGCATGGGCATCGGCCGGACCTTCCAGACGGCTACCGTCTTCGAGGAACTGACCGTCCTGCAGAACCTCGACATCGCCGTCGGCGCCGGGCGGGGAGTGTGGACGATGCTGCGGCGCCGCAAGCACATTCCCGAGCAGGTCGCGAAGGCTCTCGAGATCACTGGACTGGCCGAGCTGCGCGATCGTCCGGCAGGCGTCCTCGCCCACGGGCAGAAGCAGTGGCTGGAGATCGGCATGCTGCTGGTCCAGGACGTGAAGCTGCTGCTGCTCGACGAGCCCGTCGCCGGCATGAGCCACGACGAACGCGAGGCCACCGGTGACCTGTTGCGGCGGGTGAGTGAGGATCGCACGGTCGTCGTCATCGAGCACGACATGGACTTCATGCGCTCCTTCGCCCGCAGCGTCAGCGTCCTGCACGCCGGCAAGGTCCTCAGCGAGGGCACCGTCGCCGAGGTCCAGGCCGACCCTCGCGTCCAGGAGGTCTACCTCGGGCGCGCCTCCGTGCCCGAATCCGCCCCCGCCACTCCCGTGGCCGTCGCCGAGGAGGCGTGA
- the urtE gene encoding urea ABC transporter ATP-binding subunit UrtE, whose product MLELSNVQAGYDRTTVLHGVSVSVPKDGVATVLGHNGAGKSTLLRAAMGLIKPEGGSILLDGEDITRLAPHQRVARGMAYVPQGQQSFPHLTTTENLQLVADGRADGKDAIAEALDLFPVLRELSGRRAGLLSGGQRQQLAIARALITRPRLLLLDEPTEGIQPSVVAEIEETILALTRRGGLSVLLVEQHVGFAMRAAQHYYVLEAGRVTSSGEGGTGAEQTVRAALSV is encoded by the coding sequence ATGCTGGAACTCAGCAACGTGCAGGCCGGATACGACCGCACCACGGTGCTGCACGGCGTCAGCGTCTCGGTCCCGAAGGACGGCGTCGCCACCGTCCTGGGCCACAACGGCGCAGGCAAGAGCACCCTGTTGCGCGCCGCCATGGGCCTGATCAAGCCCGAGGGCGGCAGCATCCTGCTCGACGGGGAGGACATCACCCGCCTCGCCCCGCACCAACGCGTCGCCCGTGGCATGGCCTACGTCCCCCAGGGTCAGCAGTCCTTCCCTCACCTGACCACCACCGAGAACCTCCAACTCGTCGCCGACGGCCGTGCGGACGGCAAGGACGCGATAGCCGAGGCCCTGGACCTCTTCCCCGTTCTGCGCGAGCTGTCCGGCCGCCGCGCCGGACTGCTCTCCGGCGGTCAGCGCCAGCAACTCGCCATCGCCCGCGCCCTGATCACCCGCCCGAGGCTCCTCCTCCTCGACGAGCCCACGGAGGGTATCCAGCCCTCAGTCGTCGCCGAGATCGAGGAGACGATCCTCGCCCTGACCAGACGCGGCGGCCTCTCCGTCCTTCTTGTTGAACAGCACGTCGGCTTCGCCATGCGTGCGGCCCAGCACTACTACGTGCTCGAGGCGGGCCGCGTGACGTCCTCCGGCGAGGGCGGAACGGGAGCCGAGCAGACCGTACGGGCCGCACTCAGCGTGTGA
- a CDS encoding LacI family DNA-binding transcriptional regulator, translating into MPSRSAVPDGKRPTLSDLAARAGVSVPLASMVMRGAKGPSAASRERVLRAAQEIGYRPDSRARLLRSSRSHLVGVQFDLRQPFHADMVEALYAAAGAAGYQIALSAVAASRSEQEAVETLLADRCEALILLSPHAPAARLAEFAAQLPVVSVARRLRPLAEGVDVVRAADDEGARQAVDHLVALGHRDIVHIDGGRAPGAADRRRGYKSAMKHHGLTDRVRLVPGGLTEDHGAAAARTLLAEAARPTAVLAFNDHCAIGVLDTFLRARIPVPDEISVVGFDDSHLARLAHVQLTTVGQEARQLARRAVSRAIARLEGGAADDEREVVVTPHLVIRSTTRAPCRS; encoded by the coding sequence GTGCCATCGCGCTCTGCCGTCCCGGACGGAAAGCGGCCGACGCTCAGCGACCTCGCGGCGCGGGCAGGTGTCTCCGTGCCGCTTGCCTCCATGGTCATGCGCGGTGCCAAGGGGCCCAGCGCGGCAAGTCGCGAGCGGGTGCTGCGGGCCGCGCAGGAGATCGGCTACCGGCCGGACAGCAGGGCCCGCCTCCTGCGCAGCAGCCGCTCGCACCTGGTGGGAGTGCAGTTCGACCTGCGACAGCCCTTCCACGCCGACATGGTTGAGGCGCTCTACGCCGCGGCGGGTGCGGCCGGCTATCAGATCGCGCTCAGCGCCGTCGCCGCGAGCCGCAGCGAACAGGAGGCGGTGGAGACGCTGCTCGCCGACCGCTGCGAGGCACTGATCCTGCTCAGCCCCCATGCCCCGGCGGCCCGGCTGGCAGAATTCGCGGCGCAGCTACCCGTCGTCTCCGTGGCCCGCCGGCTGCGTCCGCTCGCCGAGGGCGTCGACGTCGTCCGCGCGGCCGACGACGAGGGCGCCCGCCAGGCGGTCGACCACCTCGTGGCACTGGGCCACCGCGACATCGTCCACATCGACGGGGGCAGGGCGCCGGGCGCTGCCGACCGGCGCCGCGGCTACAAGTCGGCCATGAAGCACCACGGCCTCACCGACCGCGTCCGCCTCGTGCCGGGAGGGCTGACCGAGGACCACGGCGCGGCAGCCGCACGAACACTCCTCGCCGAGGCTGCCCGCCCCACCGCCGTCCTCGCCTTCAACGACCACTGCGCGATCGGCGTCCTCGACACCTTCCTGCGCGCCCGTATCCCTGTGCCCGACGAGATCTCGGTCGTCGGCTTCGACGACAGCCACCTCGCCCGCCTCGCCCACGTCCAACTCACCACGGTCGGGCAAGAAGCCCGCCAGTTGGCGCGCCGGGCCGTGAGCCGGGCTATCGCCCGGCTGGAGGGTGGGGCGGCGGACGACGAACGAGAAGTCGTCGTCACACCACACCTCGTCATACGCAGCACCACCAGGGCACCTTGCCGCTCCTGA
- a CDS encoding TIM barrel protein, whose amino-acid sequence MYTLAVCAEMVYRDLPIEERARRIHEAGFQVEIWDWTRHDLNALAQTPAEFSSMTGYIRGTLTDPDGTAELLRTAEESIKAAEHLGCPRLNLHGTGLDGEGLPVVPVTGEATGEMWITAHRTLTRLAELGESAGVTFTLENLNTAVDHPGVPFATAADVFSLVAAVDRPGLRMNLDLYHAQIGEGNLIELVRRAHGAGLIGEIQVADVPGRCEPGTGEINYPAVARALTDLGYDGTVALEAWPSGDSHTAMERFRAAFTL is encoded by the coding sequence ATGTACACGTTGGCGGTCTGTGCCGAGATGGTCTACCGCGACCTGCCGATCGAGGAGCGGGCCCGGCGCATCCACGAGGCCGGCTTCCAAGTGGAGATCTGGGACTGGACCCGGCACGACCTGAACGCACTGGCCCAGACCCCCGCCGAGTTCTCCTCGATGACCGGCTACATCCGCGGCACCCTGACCGACCCGGACGGCACAGCCGAACTCCTGCGCACAGCCGAGGAGTCGATCAAGGCCGCCGAGCATCTCGGCTGCCCCCGGCTCAACCTGCACGGCACCGGCCTGGACGGCGAGGGCCTGCCCGTGGTGCCGGTGACCGGCGAGGCCACCGGCGAGATGTGGATCACCGCTCACCGCACGCTCACCCGCCTGGCCGAACTGGGCGAAAGCGCGGGCGTCACCTTCACCTTGGAGAACCTCAACACCGCCGTCGACCACCCCGGTGTCCCGTTCGCCACGGCCGCCGACGTCTTCTCGCTGGTCGCGGCAGTTGATCGGCCCGGTCTGCGGATGAATCTGGACCTGTACCACGCCCAGATCGGCGAGGGAAACCTCATCGAGCTTGTCCGCCGCGCGCATGGCGCGGGGCTGATCGGAGAGATCCAGGTCGCCGACGTGCCCGGCCGCTGCGAACCCGGCACCGGAGAGATCAACTATCCGGCCGTCGCCCGCGCCCTGACCGACCTCGGCTACGACGGCACGGTCGCCCTGGAGGCATGGCCCTCGGGCGACAGTCACACCGCCATGGAGCGGTTCCGCGCCGCGTTCACCCTCTGA
- a CDS encoding sugar ABC transporter substrate-binding protein, whose protein sequence is MNRSLPSRSRRFTVLVALTASTVLTVAGCSSSSGGKKSEESAGGVSAGKATTPRMTIAMITHAVPGDTFWDTIRKGAQAAAAKDNVKLVYSSDPNGGNQANLVQNAIDQKVDGIAVTLAKPDAMKGTVAKAVQAGIPVVGFNSGVDDWNKQGLLEYFGQDETVAGEAVGKKLSSLGAKKVACVIQEQGQVALEARCAGVKKGFSGTTENLFVNGADMPSVQSTITAKLKQDPSIDYVVTLAAPVALTATQAVADGGSKAKVATFDLNKQLVKAIQDGSIQFAVDQQPYLQGYLAVDSLWLYKNNGNYSGGGVAPVLTGPAFVDKSNVAAVAAFAAKGTR, encoded by the coding sequence ATGAACCGCTCGCTTCCCTCCCGCTCCCGCAGATTCACCGTCCTGGTGGCCCTGACCGCCAGTACCGTCCTCACGGTCGCCGGCTGCTCCAGCAGCTCGGGAGGCAAGAAGTCGGAGGAGAGCGCCGGCGGCGTCTCTGCCGGCAAGGCCACCACGCCCCGCATGACCATCGCGATGATCACGCACGCCGTCCCCGGTGACACGTTCTGGGACACCATCCGCAAGGGCGCCCAGGCTGCCGCTGCCAAGGACAACGTCAAGCTGGTCTACTCCTCCGACCCGAACGGGGGCAACCAGGCCAACCTGGTGCAGAACGCGATCGACCAGAAGGTCGACGGCATCGCCGTCACCCTCGCCAAGCCCGATGCCATGAAGGGCACCGTGGCCAAGGCGGTGCAGGCCGGTATACCCGTGGTCGGCTTCAACTCCGGTGTGGACGACTGGAACAAGCAGGGACTGCTCGAGTACTTCGGCCAGGACGAGACCGTCGCGGGCGAGGCGGTCGGCAAGAAGCTGAGTTCCCTCGGTGCCAAGAAGGTCGCCTGTGTCATTCAGGAACAGGGCCAGGTCGCCCTCGAGGCACGCTGTGCGGGCGTCAAGAAGGGCTTCTCGGGCACGACGGAAAACCTGTTCGTCAACGGCGCCGACATGCCGTCCGTGCAGTCGACCATCACCGCCAAGCTCAAGCAGGACCCCTCCATCGACTACGTCGTCACCCTCGCCGCCCCGGTCGCGCTGACCGCCACGCAGGCGGTGGCCGACGGCGGCAGCAAGGCCAAGGTCGCCACCTTCGACCTCAACAAGCAACTCGTGAAGGCGATCCAGGACGGCAGCATCCAGTTCGCCGTCGACCAGCAGCCCTACCTGCAGGGCTACCTGGCGGTCGACTCCCTCTGGCTCTACAAGAACAACGGCAACTACAGCGGCGGCGGCGTCGCGCCCGTGCTGACCGGCCCGGCCTTCGTCGACAAGTCCAACGTCGCCGCCGTCGCCGCGTTCGCCGCCAAGGGAACACGCTGA
- a CDS encoding Gfo/Idh/MocA family protein yields the protein MTHHTSLGVAVIGAGRMGADHVRRISEVTSGAHVAAVVDVDIDRAKTVAADVDGCAAYGDVAEAMASPDVDAVLLASPGVAHEAALLTAFEYDLPVLCEKPLTPDAASALRVLEAEQRLGHRRVQVGFMRRYDHEYIKLKALLDGGELGRPLMLHNRHRNPSCPPDFTSAMLINDSVTHEMDITRWLLGQEITSVTVMRPRPSGNAPEGLADPQFVVFETDGGALVDVEIYVNARYGYQVQAEAVCEHGTARIGDRHDMLVSTGGRWGGTVTPGFVERFEEAYDREVQAWIDATRRGEVTGPSAWDGYAVAAVCEAGIRAQTEGRRVEVELADRPALYI from the coding sequence ATGACCCACCACACCTCCCTTGGAGTCGCCGTGATCGGCGCCGGCCGCATGGGCGCCGACCATGTACGCCGGATCAGCGAGGTGACCAGCGGCGCCCATGTGGCCGCCGTCGTCGACGTCGACATCGATCGCGCCAAGACGGTCGCCGCCGACGTCGACGGATGCGCGGCCTACGGCGACGTCGCCGAAGCGATGGCCTCACCCGACGTCGACGCGGTGCTGCTCGCCTCCCCGGGCGTCGCCCACGAGGCGGCACTGCTCACCGCGTTCGAGTACGACCTGCCCGTCCTGTGCGAGAAGCCCCTCACCCCCGACGCCGCCTCCGCCCTGCGCGTGCTGGAGGCCGAGCAACGCCTCGGGCACCGCCGGGTGCAGGTGGGCTTCATGCGCCGTTACGACCACGAGTACATCAAGCTCAAAGCGCTGCTGGACGGCGGGGAACTGGGCCGGCCGCTGATGCTGCACAACCGGCATCGCAACCCGTCCTGCCCGCCGGACTTCACCAGCGCCATGCTCATCAACGACTCGGTGACCCACGAGATGGACATCACCCGCTGGCTGCTCGGCCAGGAGATCACGTCCGTCACCGTCATGCGGCCGCGGCCCTCCGGCAACGCGCCCGAAGGGCTGGCCGATCCGCAGTTCGTCGTCTTCGAAACCGACGGCGGCGCCCTGGTCGACGTCGAGATCTACGTCAACGCCCGCTACGGCTACCAGGTCCAGGCCGAGGCGGTGTGCGAGCACGGCACCGCCCGCATCGGCGACCGGCACGACATGCTCGTCAGCACCGGCGGACGCTGGGGCGGCACGGTCACTCCCGGCTTCGTCGAGCGGTTCGAGGAAGCGTACGACCGCGAGGTCCAGGCATGGATCGACGCCACCCGGCGCGGCGAGGTCACCGGCCCCAGCGCCTGGGACGGCTACGCCGTGGCCGCGGTCTGCGAGGCGGGCATCCGCGCCCAGACCGAGGGCCGCCGCGTCGAGGTGGAACTCGCCGACCGCCCAGCCCTCTACATCTGA
- a CDS encoding sugar phosphate isomerase/epimerase family protein: MKIGLNTDSVGHLTLDETLDLAAELGLDHVEFATGAWSTAPHIDVDRLLDSDGARRELLAKVADRGLTISALTCSGNPLHPGPSGREHDQVARRTIALAPLLGVDRVVMMSGLPGGPGDANPNWITVSWPPETTQILEWQWSEAVLPYWRDLVAHSRDRGVPKLALEMHAHQAVYNVPTLLRLREEVGPVVGANFDPSHLMWMGADPLAAIETLGEAIYHVHAKDTRLEPSRQALTSRLETLPVMAAKERSWNYVTLGYGHDDSFWRAFCLALRRAGYDDVLSIEHEDVLVAPVEGVTKTVDLLRRVILRDPSSYKPQEI, from the coding sequence ATGAAGATCGGTCTGAACACCGACAGCGTCGGGCACCTCACGCTCGACGAGACCCTGGACCTGGCCGCCGAACTCGGTCTGGACCACGTGGAGTTCGCCACCGGCGCCTGGTCCACCGCCCCGCACATCGACGTCGACCGGCTTCTCGACAGCGACGGCGCGCGCCGCGAACTGCTGGCCAAGGTCGCCGACCGAGGGCTCACGATCAGCGCCCTCACCTGCTCAGGCAACCCCCTGCACCCCGGGCCCAGCGGTCGCGAGCACGACCAGGTCGCGCGCAGGACGATCGCTCTCGCCCCGCTCCTCGGCGTCGACCGCGTGGTGATGATGTCCGGGCTGCCGGGCGGGCCGGGCGACGCCAACCCCAACTGGATCACGGTCTCCTGGCCGCCGGAGACCACACAGATCCTCGAGTGGCAATGGTCCGAAGCCGTACTCCCGTACTGGCGAGACCTCGTCGCCCACTCCCGTGACCGGGGCGTACCCAAACTCGCTCTGGAGATGCACGCCCACCAGGCGGTCTACAACGTCCCCACCCTCCTGCGCCTGCGCGAGGAGGTCGGGCCCGTGGTCGGTGCCAACTTCGACCCCAGTCACCTGATGTGGATGGGCGCCGACCCGCTGGCCGCCATCGAGACCCTGGGCGAGGCGATCTACCACGTGCACGCCAAGGACACCCGGCTGGAACCCTCCCGCCAGGCCCTGACCAGCAGGCTGGAGACGCTGCCGGTCATGGCCGCCAAGGAACGCTCCTGGAACTACGTCACCCTCGGCTACGGCCACGACGACTCGTTCTGGCGTGCTTTCTGCCTCGCCCTGCGCCGAGCTGGCTACGACGACGTCCTGAGCATCGAGCACGAGGACGTTCTTGTGGCCCCCGTCGAGGGCGTCACCAAAACCGTCGACCTGCTGCGCCGCGTCATCCTGCGCGACCCCAGCTCCTACAAGCCCCAGGAGATCTGA